Below is a genomic region from Desulfuromonas sp..
ATGGCGACTGCAGCGGTGATCTCGTTAATGAAACCCGGCCGCCACATCCGGAGACCGACCTGGCCAAACGGCGCGCCGATGCCGAAAAATCCTTCCGCAAGTGGGGGATGGCACACGGCGTCCCGATCATTATCCTCCGGGTTGCCGGCATATATGGACCGGGCCGCCTACCGGTCCAGCGGCTCAAGGAGGGAACCCCGGTTCTGCGCAAGGATCAGGCTCCATACAGCAACCGGATCCATGCCGACGATCTGGCCCGCGTCTGCCTGGCTGCCGTGCAGAAGGGAACGGACGGCTCAATCTACAACGTTTGCGACGGTGAAGAATCGACGATGACCGACTACTTCAAAGCTGTTGCCGACATGTACGGGCTGCCTGAGCCCCCGGTCATCAGCATGGCGGAAGCGCAGACGGCCCTCAGCCCGGAAATGCTTTCCTACCTGCTCGAATCCCGCCGGCTTGACAACAGCCGAATGATCGACCGGCTCGGGGTCGAGCTTCTCTACCCGGAACTCGAACAGGGTCTCTCGGCGATCCGTGACGAAATGCTCGAAAAGGAGTGATCGATTGCGTTCCGGGCAGCAGAGACTATACTTGATAGACGACTCGACATCACCGGAAATATTGATGAAAAGAACTCTTCGCCTGATTACACTCCCGATTTTTTCTGGACAGACTGCCGATGACCATACCTTCCTGATGGCGATTAGCGGATACCCGGGGAGCTAACTTGCTGTTACTTGATAAGACCCTGAAATGACGAACTTTTCTTTTATGCTCTGTTTTGCTATTATCGGTTCAAGACGGTAAATCAGGGGGGACCGCGTGGCGATTGACCAAAACAACAATTACGAACTTGATTATGATCCCAAGCTTCTTAATCGGTTCATCTTTTTATTTAACATCGCCCGCCATCACGCCAAGTCCTACCCGATCAATCACCCGCAGATTGCCAAATCGGTCCAGAACTTTCTGTCCCTGCTTGACAGCCTGCTTGAATACCGCGATGAAATCACAATCGGCGTCGCCAAGGACAACCTGATCATCGGTGATGCCAGTCTTGAGAAGAATGCCGTCTTCAAGGACCTCGCCAATTCACTTTTTGAATGCGATATTGCCTCGTTCACCATCCGTCGCTCAGTCACCCACGACGAGCTCCTGAGCTTTTACCAGTTAATCACCCTCGATCCCGAGGAAATTCGCGAAAAAGGTGGCTGCGGCTACCTGCTGCGCGACGCCGGTGTCGGCTCGGTACTGGTAATGGATATCGATTATTCGTCCTTCCATACCACCGAGATGGATTCCATCGAAGCGCCATCCGACGATGAAATCGAAGCGGTCATCGATGCACCATGGGAAAGCTTCATCAGCGGCCTTATCGAGGGGAACCTGAGCGCCGATGGCGAAAAAGCAACCGTCGATGATATCGATCCGGCGACCCTGGCCCAGATGATGAACGATCTTAAAAAGGAGAAAGGTAAAGCCGAAGAAGACCAGGGCGATGACAGCTACGACGCAACCATCACTTCTTTTTTCAAGGAACTCGACCGCGAGGGGCTCAGCGAAAAGGCGAGGGCGGCTTCCCTGATCCGACTCGGAAACTTTGTTGACCAGCTCAATCCGGACCTGCGTCGGGATCTTCTCAACAGCACCTTCGCAACCCTCGGCGACCGGACCGAACTCGCCGAGAACATGCTGAGCGGCGTCTCGCCAAACACCCTGATTGAGATCTTCGGCGAAGCGAGTGAAGAAAAGATTACCGTGCCGCCGGGATTGCTCAACATGCTGGCCCGCCTGTCCGAAGGCGGCGCTGACAAGGAAGTGGGCAAGCGGGTTATCCAGAAACATTCCGAGTCTCCCGAAGAAGATATCGAGGAACGGATCCGGACCATCTTCCAGAGCGGCAATCCGGGGCAATTTATCCCTGATGACTACCAGAAATTCCTGGAGAGCGTTCTCGAAATACAGCGCCTCAGTGATATCCCCGACGCAACGGTCGAGGAACTCTCGGAGACCCTCGAAGGGCATGACATCGAAACCTCGGTCATGAATGTTATCCTCGATCTGATCGATATCGATCCGATGTCGGAGCAGGCCGACCTGATGACCAGCAACCTGATCGACCTGGTACATTATTTTATCGAGGTTGGAGATTTCGACGCCCTGGCGACAACCTACGACCGGCTGCAGGAACACCATGAGGAATCCGAAGCATTTTCGATTCCGATTGCCGAAGAGACCCTGAAAATCTACGATACCGAAGAATTTACCAACGCCGTTCTTGACGGTCTCGATATCTGGGGCGCTGAAAAACATGACGCCATCCGGAGACTGATCGGCCACATCTGCGGCCCGTTCATCAATCCGATTATCGAGCGTCTCGCCGAGGATGATGATATGGCGATGCGCCAGTATATGATGTCGGTTCTGTACGAAATGGGCGATCCGGCGAAAGAGGCACTGATTAAAAAGCTGCACGACAAGCGCTGGTATTTTGTCCGCAACGCTATCATCCTCTTGCGTCGCTTCGATGATCCTTCAGTGATGCAGCCGATGAAGCGACTGATCGGCCACAAGCATCCGAAAATCCATCTCGAAGCGATGAAAACCTATCTTCACTTCAAGGATCCAAAGGCCGATCTTTACCTGATAAAGGAGATGCAGTGCGATAGCCTTGAGCGCCGCAAAAACGCCGCACTGCTCGGCCGTAACAGCAGCAATCCGGCCGTCCACCAGGAGCTGATCAATATTCTGATCGAAGGTCGTGACGACCCTGAATATGAGTTGCGGGCCATCGCCCTGAAGAGCCTCGCCGATATTGCCGACCCGAACTTTCTGCCGTCGCTGAAGCAGGCCCTTGCCACCCGCAACCTCTTCCGGCCCGGTATGCATAGGGAATTCAAGGCCAACATCCTCCGTTCGCTGATCAAGTATCCGACCGAGGAAGCACGCGCCTTTTTGCACGAATATGCCGAGCAGCCGAAAAGCGACCTGGCCGGGCCGGCGCGCCAGGTTCTGCAGCGCCTGCCAAAAGGAGCGTCGGCATGAGTGATCATCGACAGCAGGCCCTGCTCGATTTTATCCGACACCTTGCTTCGGCGGTGACGACAGCTTCTATCTACCCGCTCGAGCATAAACAGGTCGGGAGCCTCTGCGCCCAGGCTCTCGACAGCATCCTTACGGCGATCGACAAGGATTCCGAGATTTCGCTCAAACGGGTCGACGACCAGATGATTCTCGGCGGCAAACCGCTTGGCGGCGGGATGTATCCGATCCGGCTGGCCAGCATGCTCAAACACCGCGGTATCGGTCATCTCAAGATTTCCCGCTTTGTCGAGCAACAGGAGATTCTCAACCTGATTGCCGCCCTCTCCCGCAAGGACAAAAGCGAAATCCACTCAACCGAAAATGTCCGACTCGGCAAACTCGAACTGCGCTACAACCCGTCCGAGGGTGCTGAAGCCGAATCGACCGGTAATGAAGGAGAAGCCGTTAAACCCGACTACGCCGATCTCTCCGAGGAGCAGCTGGATCGGTTGATGGAAATCTATGAAGCGACCAAGAAACAGAAGAAGCTTCACTCCGTCGGAATTTCCGAAATCGTCTCTTCGTTCATCGCTTCGTTCACCCGGGAGTCGAACCCACTACTGGCCCTCGCCCCGTTACGCCAGATGGACGAATATACCTTCACCCACTCGATCAACGTCTGCGTCCTCAACCTGGCCCAGGCCTCGGCCCTCGGCATCGAAGGCGCCCTGCTGCACGATATCGGGATTGCGGCGCTATTGCATGACGTCGGTAAAATCCAGGTTCCCACCGAGATTCTCAACAAGAAAGAGAAACTCACCGATGACGACTGGAAAATCATCAAGAACCACCCGATTGAGGGAGCCAAGTTCCTGATTAATGCGCCAGGTGTCCCGCGCCTGGCGGTGGTCACTGCCTACGAACATCACTTTCGATTCGACGCCAGCGGCTATCCGACCCGGATCGGTAAACGTGAGCAGAATATCAGCAGCCACATGACAGCCCTCTCCGATATGTTTGATGCCATGTTGACGCATCGACCTTACTCGGCGGCCAGTGAACTCTCCGAGGTCGCAACGACGATGAAATACATGGGAGGGACCCAGCTCCACCCCCTGCTCACCGAGAACTTCATGAAAATAATAAAGAAGTACTATCCTGATCTCGATATCGCCTGAACGAGATATCACCTTTGACAGCGGCCGCCGACCCCCCTATACTCTCTGAGTACATTTGTTACACAGGGAGCACTTTCAATGATCGAACCGGCACAACTGGGCAGTCAGGTTGAAAAAATCACGCGCTTCGGCAAGGAGAACCTTGACGACATCCTGCATTTGCTCGGCGAAACGATCCTCCGTATCACCCGGCAAAACCGTTGCCGTATCTACCTTGAAGACCTCACCCTTGGCCGTCTGACCTGTGAAGCCGCCGCCGGCCGCTACCCTGACGATTTATATGACCATTCATTCCCGCTCAACTCGGAAAACTTCCTTGTTTCCCGGGCCTACCTTACCCAGGAAGAGGGGATGATCGCTGATACGCGACAACTTGAAAACGAAACAGCCCGCAAGCTGGCCAGAAGGTTTTCCGTCCGGGCCAGCTACCTGCTGCCGATCCGACACCTTGGCCGGCCGATCGGTGTCGCCTGTATCGACAGCAGCCGGGCCGGCAAGCTGCCGAACGAAAAACAGCGGCAGAATCTCCACGATTTTATGGAGCAGGTCGTCGAAAGCATCGATCAGGCGAGAAAATACCGGCAGCAACTGGTCCTGGCGCGACGTGTCGATGAAGCCAAAAAGAAAGAAGCGGCCGGGCATATGGTCAAGGCAGCGGTTAGACTGATCGATAAACTGGCCCTCGCTTCGGTGCTGGTTCCGGCCCCAATGGAGAGCCTGCACGAAGGCGAAAGTCTGCAGATCCTGGCGACCTATTCCCAAGAGAAAGAGGCCAGGAAGCTTTACGAGGAGGATCGCCTGATCAATCTCGGCCCCGGGCGTTCACTCCTGTCCCGCTTCATCAACAAGGCAGGGGTCATCATCGATGAGCGGATGCTCGAGCCACTCCTGATCCCTGAATTGTCAGCCGAACCGCTGCAGAAACAGTATCTGACCAAAGAACTTGGATTGAAATCATTGTATGTCGTTCCATTCTACGAAGAGCATTCAAGGCGCGTCACCTGCCTGGTCAACTATTACACCCGGGAAACCTACCACTTCAGCGAATTCGAAAAAGGGCTGCTCGAGGCCCACGCCGAAATGGCGCAACGGGTCATCCAGGAAATCGGTGTCGAGCATATGGAAATCCAGGTTCTTTCGGATATCAGCGACCTGCTCCAGGAACGCTTCACCGGATTACAGCCGTTTCTGACCCGGGTTCTTTCGAAAGCAACCGAACTGATTGGCGCCGACACCGGCAGCATTGCGGTGATCCGGGAGAGCGACGGCGAGCGCCAGTTGATGGTCGAGGACAGCGACGGAAACCTGCTTGGCGCAAAAAGCAAGGAGTGGCTGAAAAAGTATATTCCGCCGCTGAAACTCGGCGGCGAAGAGCTCCCTCCCGACCAGCGCAGCCTGTCGGGATATGTCGCCCACATTCAACAAGCGATTATTATTAACGATACGGCTGAGGCAAAACAGGAAAACGGTTACTATCGCGAGATTACCGACTCCATCCGGAGTGAGATCGCCGTTCCGGTGATCAGCGAGGGCGAAACAACGGCCGTGATCTGTCTCGACTCTTTACAGCGCCACTATTTCTCCGAGGAGCACAAGCGGATCCTGCTGATCATCAGCCGGATGATCGGCCGCTATCTGGCCGATCTTGAGCATATCGAGCAACTGACCTCGGAGGTCGGCCTGCTCCGCAGCGATGTTGGCTACCGTGACCCGAAAATTTCCTCTTACCGGCTGGGAAACATCATCGGCAACTCTGCCAAGGCGCTCAAAGTCGTCGATTTCATTACCCGAACGACGCCACCGCTGTTCAATCGGATCGCCAGCTGGCACGGCGCCAAGCTTGAAGAGGCGACGCTCGGGCTCCCGTCAATCCTGATTACCGGCGAAACCGGCAGCGGCAAGGAATTTGTTTTCAATAATATTTTCTCGCGGCTTAATGAAATGTATCAGGCCCGGTTCGGTCCCGACGACCAGCTGCCGCTCCAGAAATCGAATATCGCTGCCTACAGCGGCGACCTGACATACTCGGAGCTCTTTGGCCATAAACGGGGTGCGTTTACCGGCGCTCATACCGATCGTCGCGGCATCCTCGAAGAAGCCCATGGCGGCGTCGTATTCCTGGACGAAATCGGTGACGCCGACCCGAAAACCCAGGTCCAGCTGCTGCGTTTTCTTGACAACGGCGGTTTTGTCAGACTCGGTGAGAACAGCACCCGTTACGCCCGGGTACTACTGGTTGCCGCGACCAACAAGAACCTGCCACAACTGATCCGGAATGGCCAGTTCCGTGAAGACCTGTATCACCGACTGTCGGAACTCTCCCTCAACGTCCCTTCGCTCAACCAGCGCCGCGAAGATATTCCCGACCTGGCCGTCCATTTCCTCGGGCGTCTCTACCAGATCTACCGATCTGACGAGGACCCGGCTGACGCTGTCCCGACCATTGAGAACAAGGCAGCAGAGCTGCTGGCCCGCCACCAGTACAGCGGCAATATCAGGGAACTGCGCAGCATCCTGCTGCGGGCCCTTTTTTCCCGGAGCGGTTCAGTGATTCGCGAGAACGATATCCGCGAAGCGATCGGAACCGAGGCCACGACAAACGCGGCAGACCCGGATCCGGTGCAGGAGCTGACCGAGGAGGCGGCCCGGGAACTCTATGCTTCGATCATCAACGACGGGAGAGACTTCTGGAGCGCGATTTACAAGCCATACACGGAAAACCGCATCAGTCGGGAAATGGTCAAGAAAGTGGTCGGCATGGCTCGCAGCGAGGGTGCCGGCAGCATGCCGAAAATAGCCGCCATGCTTAAAGCTTGCGACCCGAAAAGCAGCGACCCGGAGCAGAAGAAACTCTTCTACAAATTCAAAAACTTCCTCTACAAAACGATCCACATCAGCTGACGGGTCTGGCAAATTGGCGGACAATCTGTTCGACCTGC
It encodes:
- a CDS encoding NAD(P)-dependent oxidoreductase, with amino-acid sequence MPQLLIVGFGDIGQRTARLATSSGFDVSVASRSIELKASEQDAALNLFTANLDRLGTLGGLPTKQSMILYLAPPPPHGITDPRVQNFCNSIRKGELPVKIVYVSTSGVYGDCSGDLVNETRPPHPETDLAKRRADAEKSFRKWGMAHGVPIIILRVAGIYGPGRLPVQRLKEGTPVLRKDQAPYSNRIHADDLARVCLAAVQKGTDGSIYNVCDGEESTMTDYFKAVADMYGLPEPPVISMAEAQTALSPEMLSYLLESRRLDNSRMIDRLGVELLYPELEQGLSAIRDEMLEKE
- a CDS encoding HD family phosphohydrolase, which gives rise to MSDHRQQALLDFIRHLASAVTTASIYPLEHKQVGSLCAQALDSILTAIDKDSEISLKRVDDQMILGGKPLGGGMYPIRLASMLKHRGIGHLKISRFVEQQEILNLIAALSRKDKSEIHSTENVRLGKLELRYNPSEGAEAESTGNEGEAVKPDYADLSEEQLDRLMEIYEATKKQKKLHSVGISEIVSSFIASFTRESNPLLALAPLRQMDEYTFTHSINVCVLNLAQASALGIEGALLHDIGIAALLHDVGKIQVPTEILNKKEKLTDDDWKIIKNHPIEGAKFLINAPGVPRLAVVTAYEHHFRFDASGYPTRIGKREQNISSHMTALSDMFDAMLTHRPYSAASELSEVATTMKYMGGTQLHPLLTENFMKIIKKYYPDLDIA
- a CDS encoding Fis family transcriptional regulator — its product is MIEPAQLGSQVEKITRFGKENLDDILHLLGETILRITRQNRCRIYLEDLTLGRLTCEAAAGRYPDDLYDHSFPLNSENFLVSRAYLTQEEGMIADTRQLENETARKLARRFSVRASYLLPIRHLGRPIGVACIDSSRAGKLPNEKQRQNLHDFMEQVVESIDQARKYRQQLVLARRVDEAKKKEAAGHMVKAAVRLIDKLALASVLVPAPMESLHEGESLQILATYSQEKEARKLYEEDRLINLGPGRSLLSRFINKAGVIIDERMLEPLLIPELSAEPLQKQYLTKELGLKSLYVVPFYEEHSRRVTCLVNYYTRETYHFSEFEKGLLEAHAEMAQRVIQEIGVEHMEIQVLSDISDLLQERFTGLQPFLTRVLSKATELIGADTGSIAVIRESDGERQLMVEDSDGNLLGAKSKEWLKKYIPPLKLGGEELPPDQRSLSGYVAHIQQAIIINDTAEAKQENGYYREITDSIRSEIAVPVISEGETTAVICLDSLQRHYFSEEHKRILLIISRMIGRYLADLEHIEQLTSEVGLLRSDVGYRDPKISSYRLGNIIGNSAKALKVVDFITRTTPPLFNRIASWHGAKLEEATLGLPSILITGETGSGKEFVFNNIFSRLNEMYQARFGPDDQLPLQKSNIAAYSGDLTYSELFGHKRGAFTGAHTDRRGILEEAHGGVVFLDEIGDADPKTQVQLLRFLDNGGFVRLGENSTRYARVLLVAATNKNLPQLIRNGQFREDLYHRLSELSLNVPSLNQRREDIPDLAVHFLGRLYQIYRSDEDPADAVPTIENKAAELLARHQYSGNIRELRSILLRALFSRSGSVIRENDIREAIGTEATTNAADPDPVQELTEEAARELYASIINDGRDFWSAIYKPYTENRISREMVKKVVGMARSEGAGSMPKIAAMLKACDPKSSDPEQKKLFYKFKNFLYKTIHIS